The genomic window CAGCAGCGCGTGCAAACGTAACCACAACACGGCGACCAGCACCACGGCTATGGCCACGCCCACTTGAATCCAAATCATGAAACCTCTCGGATGCTTAAACTCTGTTCGCTGGCCACGATGATGTGATCCAGCACGGTGATTCCGATCAACACCCCGGCATCGGTTAACCGTTCGGTCACCTGATGGTCTTCGCGACTGGGCGTGGGGTCGCCCGAGGGATGGTTATGCACCAATAGCACGGCGGAGGCCGCGTCACGAATCGCCGGGCGAAAGACTTCGCGGGGATGGACCAAACTGGCATCCAAAGTGCCGACGGTGATGCGATGGGTGCGGATCGGTTTGTGTTTGGTGTCTAGGGTGACGATGTGAAATTCTTCCTGAGTCGCGTCGTTGGCGAGGTAGCGAAATTGGTCGCTACAGTACGCGACGGCGGATGAGGTGCTGGTAATTCTAGCAGGCTCGCGGTCCTGATTGGCTTTGGCTTCGGCCAGGGCGACCCGGCGTCCCAATTCCACGCCGGCCATGATCTGGCAGTAGTTGGCGGCCGTCACGGCGCGGGTGATGTCGTGCAATTCTAATTTGGTTTGATCGCGAAGTTGTTCCAGACGGCGGTCGAAACGATTGGCCAGCTTGCGGCCTCCGGTGACAGCGGATTCGCCCCGCACGCCAACGCGGATCAGGATCGCCAACAACTCGGCCGTCCGCAACGCGGCCGCTCCCTCGCGGAGCAAGCGTTCGCGCGGCCGGTCTTCACTGGGCATCTCTCGAACCTGATCGCCGTGAATCAGTTGATCGATCCAGGTGGTCGGTTGAAACGTCGACTTGGTAATCGCCCAGCGGAAGCGGGGACCTCGCGGGGCGACTTGTTTCTCCAACACTCCGGTCTGCACCAGTTGGGTCAGCGTTTGCGTCACGTATCGCGGCTGCGACTCACGACAATGTTGCTTGGCTTCCTGTCCCGAGAATTCATCCAGTTGCAACAACGCATCCAAAACCTGCATCAACCGCAGGCGTCGCTTTTGAGAACTCATCTGCCCACCCGAGTACAAAAGAGAAGTCGTGGCCGAACGCGGGCGGCTCGCCCAAGTCGGCCCGCTGGAGGGGACAGCGTACCACGCTCTGGCGAGCGTCGCTACGGTTGGGGTTGGCCGATCACGCGGCCGCCGTCGCGGTCGATCGCCGGGGCGGTGGTGGCGTCGGCGGTGACGTTTTGCAGCGTCAATTGACTGCGGCCTTCGGTCCGCAGTTGGGCCACGCCGTTGCCTTTCGATGCGCTGGCTTCCAAACGAACTCGGCTGGCCCCGCCCACGCTGACGCCGCTGCGGCCGTTTTCGATCGTGGTCACATTCTTCAACCGGACTTCACTGGCGCGGTCGTGAGCGTTGATGCCATCAAGACGGAAGCCACGCACGGTCAGGTTTTCGATGACCACATGCTGGACGTCGTACAGCGTGATCCCGGTGGTTTGGACGGTGACCTGCAACGGGTAATCGCGAGGGCCGCGATCGACGGCGGTGCAGAGATAAAACTGTCCGTTCTGGCGGGTCCACTGCAGGGGTTTCAGATCGGCCAGTTGCACCGGACCGTTGGCTGCACGCACCTGCTGTAGCGGTTGCTCGGCCAACAGCAGCAAGCCGGCGCCCGGAGGCGTGCGGAGGTATTCCCACAGTCCCGGCACCCGCGGGTGTGGGCGCCAGCCGATGGGATTGGCCGGTTCACTGCCGTCCAGGGTGGCGCCGTTGCCGACGATCGTGAAGGGTTCGGTGGCGGTGCCGCTGTGATCGAATCCGTGCAGGCTGATGCATTCACGGTAGGGCTGGTCGGTTTTGGTCAGCACGATGCGGTCGCCGGGGCCGGCCGCCGCCAAGGCTCGGGTGATCGTGCGATAGGGGCCGAAGGTGGGGGGCGTGGTCAGCAGGCCGCGGTCGTTCTGGTAGTCGCTGCCGTTGACGTTGTCGACGACCAGGTCGGCCGCTTGTCCGCAGGTCGCCGTTAGAGCCGCATCGACCGTCGTGAGCGCGATTCCCAGGAACAGTCCCCAGCAGGCAACAACACAGGGTTTGGGTCGACAGCTCATAGGACGGTGGCTTTCGATGGCGGGGAACGAGTGAGGAAGCGTGCAACCAGTCTAGTCAGTCGACGGGTCTCGCGGTTCGAGCGGGTACTTGTCCGCGTTTTTGATCATTTTGCGGCGCAGTTCCGTGCTCAGGTCCAACCCCACCGCGTCGGCCATGGCCAGCACGTAAGCCAGGCAATCGGCCACCTCGTCGGCGATCGCTTCGCGGTGCTGTGGGT from Roseimaritima ulvae includes these protein-coding regions:
- the radC gene encoding RadC family protein, with product MSSQKRRLRLMQVLDALLQLDEFSGQEAKQHCRESQPRYVTQTLTQLVQTGVLEKQVAPRGPRFRWAITKSTFQPTTWIDQLIHGDQVREMPSEDRPRERLLREGAAALRTAELLAILIRVGVRGESAVTGGRKLANRFDRRLEQLRDQTKLELHDITRAVTAANYCQIMAGVELGRRVALAEAKANQDREPARITSTSSAVAYCSDQFRYLANDATQEEFHIVTLDTKHKPIRTHRITVGTLDASLVHPREVFRPAIRDAASAVLLVHNHPSGDPTPSREDHQVTERLTDAGVLIGITVLDHIIVASEQSLSIREVS
- a CDS encoding right-handed parallel beta-helix repeat-containing protein, which translates into the protein MSCRPKPCVVACWGLFLGIALTTVDAALTATCGQAADLVVDNVNGSDYQNDRGLLTTPPTFGPYRTITRALAAAGPGDRIVLTKTDQPYRECISLHGFDHSGTATEPFTIVGNGATLDGSEPANPIGWRPHPRVPGLWEYLRTPPGAGLLLLAEQPLQQVRAANGPVQLADLKPLQWTRQNGQFYLCTAVDRGPRDYPLQVTVQTTGITLYDVQHVVIENLTVRGFRLDGINAHDRASEVRLKNVTTIENGRSGVSVGGASRVRLEASASKGNGVAQLRTEGRSQLTLQNVTADATTAPAIDRDGGRVIGQPQP